The following coding sequences are from one Luteolibacter yonseiensis window:
- a CDS encoding sulfatase family protein: protein MKGFVPSLIGFSSRLILPFFLTRAVLATENSPNIVFILADDLGYGDVSIYNPESKIRTPHLDRLAGQGMRFTDAHAPSSVCTPTRYSILTGRLAWRSPLKSGVLPPWGAPLIDAKRLTVSAFLKQNGYRTAAIGKWHLGWTWPTRDGQPPASGADRLSNVDFTKPVTGGPTDRGFDYYFGVDVPNYPPYVYIENDRTVGIPAEASGPAYNRPGPALPGWDWTNVLPEITRRGVTYIEEAGKKSGPYFLYVPLTSPHYPVVPTPEFRGKSGAGDYGDFVLQTDDAVGRILDAIDRSGQAENTLVIFTSDNGPEVTGEVKPGVYDRVKQYGHSSSGGLRGAKRDLWEGGHRVPFIARWPRRIKPALTSETTISHVDFFATAAAILGKPLDPEAAPDSFNILPALIGEPSGQVRPATIHHGQNGNLAIRQGDWVFINAPSGDGNREPSWRKEEWKIQPHDEQAELFNLKDDPRQTRNLYSGNRDKALELKSLLDRFISTGRSTPGPDLANDPASKDRSPSRSNATASGPWKSGDVLDAANAPKISGRGFTFNARITAEKNEGVIAAQGGARHGYALYLQDGKLVFALRTDAKLTTASAPAPPLHEATDIEATLENSGKLTLKIQGETAATGQAPAVIAQHPGDPLSIGSDARSPVGPYPSPNPFQGKIEQARIHLQNPE from the coding sequence ATGAAAGGGTTTGTTCCATCGCTCATCGGTTTCTCGTCCCGTCTGATACTGCCGTTTTTCCTGACGCGGGCGGTCTTGGCAACGGAAAACAGCCCCAATATCGTTTTCATCCTCGCGGACGACCTCGGTTATGGAGACGTCTCCATCTACAATCCGGAATCGAAGATCAGGACGCCTCACCTTGACCGCCTCGCCGGGCAAGGCATGCGTTTCACCGACGCGCATGCTCCGAGTTCCGTCTGCACTCCCACCCGCTATTCAATCCTCACGGGCCGTCTGGCATGGCGGTCTCCGTTGAAGTCCGGCGTCCTGCCTCCCTGGGGCGCGCCCCTCATCGACGCGAAACGCCTCACCGTGTCCGCTTTTCTCAAGCAGAATGGCTACCGGACCGCCGCCATCGGAAAATGGCACCTCGGATGGACCTGGCCTACCCGCGACGGACAGCCGCCCGCCAGCGGAGCGGACCGCCTCAGCAACGTGGATTTCACCAAGCCCGTTACCGGCGGTCCCACCGACCGGGGATTTGATTACTATTTCGGTGTCGATGTTCCCAACTATCCGCCCTATGTGTATATCGAAAATGATCGCACCGTGGGCATCCCGGCGGAAGCAAGCGGCCCTGCCTACAACCGTCCCGGTCCCGCACTCCCGGGCTGGGATTGGACCAACGTCCTGCCGGAAATCACAAGGCGCGGTGTCACCTATATCGAGGAAGCCGGGAAAAAGTCCGGACCGTATTTCCTCTATGTTCCGCTCACGTCGCCCCACTACCCCGTCGTCCCCACGCCGGAGTTCCGGGGAAAGAGCGGCGCGGGCGATTATGGAGACTTCGTGCTGCAGACAGATGACGCCGTGGGGCGGATCCTCGATGCCATCGACCGCTCGGGACAGGCGGAGAACACGCTCGTCATTTTCACCAGCGACAACGGCCCCGAGGTCACGGGCGAGGTGAAGCCGGGTGTCTATGACCGGGTGAAGCAATACGGTCATTCGAGTTCGGGCGGCCTCCGGGGGGCGAAGCGGGACCTGTGGGAAGGAGGACACCGCGTGCCGTTTATCGCCCGCTGGCCACGCAGGATCAAACCCGCCCTCACGTCGGAAACGACGATCAGCCATGTGGACTTCTTCGCCACAGCCGCCGCCATCCTCGGGAAACCGCTGGATCCGGAGGCCGCTCCCGACAGTTTCAACATTCTCCCGGCCCTTATCGGTGAACCTTCCGGACAGGTGCGCCCGGCGACCATCCACCACGGGCAGAACGGCAACCTCGCCATCAGGCAGGGAGACTGGGTTTTCATCAACGCACCCTCCGGCGACGGCAATCGCGAACCCTCCTGGCGGAAGGAGGAATGGAAGATCCAACCACACGACGAGCAGGCCGAACTCTTCAACCTGAAGGACGATCCCCGCCAGACCAGGAACCTCTATTCTGGAAACCGCGACAAAGCCCTTGAATTGAAGTCATTGCTGGATCGTTTCATTTCCACCGGCCGCAGCACGCCCGGCCCGGACCTCGCCAACGACCCCGCGTCCAAGGACAGATCTCCCTCCCGCTCGAACGCGACAGCAAGCGGTCCGTGGAAATCCGGAGACGTGCTGGATGCCGCAAACGCTCCGAAAATCTCAGGCCGCGGGTTCACCTTCAACGCCCGCATCACTGCGGAGAAAAACGAGGGAGTCATCGCCGCCCAAGGAGGCGCCCGGCATGGATACGCGCTTTATCTGCAGGACGGAAAGCTGGTCTTCGCCCTCCGCACGGACGCGAAACTCACCACGGCCAGCGCGCCGGCTCCACCCCTTCACGAAGCGACGGACATCGAGGCAACCTTGGAAAATTCCGGAAAACTCACGCTGAAGATTCAAGGCGAAACCGCCGCCACCGGCCAAGCTCCGGCCGTCATCGCCCAACACCCGGGCGACCCGCTCAGCATCGGCAGCGACGCGCGGTCTCCGGTAGGCCCCTACCCCTCTCCAAACCCTTTTCAGGGTAAGATCGAACAAGCACGCATCCACCTCCAGAATCCCGAATGA
- a CDS encoding TolB family protein — protein sequence MKVPAVLFFVTALAAAGPVPPNDFPAPKPVTTPGGSTDYWPAFSRDGKDIIFSRRSKETAWQLMTVPADGGNTRPLFDPKPSAVATRVSRSAGGRLAFAGANTLWITDAEGRNPKRLDLKGVDGTASYPSWYPDEEHLLIVAYQKESGGVLYRVDIGSGKATALTNPEEIHCGMPNVSPDGKLVIFAGQKNDGQVYDQKKNLIWIIAGDSPAKPLTPHQGRAATWSPDGRRIAYESTAGSPGGRLHALFLIDPDGRENRRITSYQWDANHPVWSPDGKSLAFSIKDSDNPQRSRIATLPVPVVSDSL from the coding sequence ATGAAGGTCCCTGCCGTTCTTTTTTTCGTGACCGCGCTGGCCGCCGCCGGGCCGGTGCCCCCGAATGATTTCCCCGCTCCGAAACCGGTCACCACGCCGGGCGGCTCAACCGACTATTGGCCTGCGTTCTCCCGGGATGGGAAAGACATCATCTTCAGCAGACGTTCCAAGGAAACGGCATGGCAGCTCATGACCGTTCCCGCAGACGGCGGAAACACCCGGCCGCTGTTCGATCCCAAACCATCCGCGGTCGCCACCCGGGTAAGCCGCTCGGCAGGCGGACGTCTCGCGTTCGCCGGAGCGAACACCCTCTGGATCACGGACGCGGAAGGACGCAATCCAAAACGGCTCGATCTCAAGGGGGTGGACGGGACAGCTTCCTACCCGTCCTGGTACCCGGATGAGGAACATCTTCTCATCGTCGCCTATCAGAAGGAGAGCGGTGGTGTCCTGTATCGGGTGGACATCGGCTCCGGCAAGGCGACGGCCCTCACAAACCCCGAGGAAATCCATTGCGGCATGCCCAATGTATCTCCGGATGGGAAGTTGGTGATCTTCGCAGGCCAGAAGAACGACGGGCAGGTTTACGACCAAAAGAAAAATCTCATTTGGATCATCGCCGGGGATTCTCCAGCCAAGCCTCTCACCCCGCACCAGGGCCGTGCGGCGACCTGGTCGCCCGACGGGCGCCGGATCGCCTATGAATCCACTGCGGGAAGTCCCGGCGGGCGGCTTCACGCCCTATTCCTGATCGATCCGGATGGCCGGGAGAATCGCCGCATCACGTCCTATCAATGGGACGCCAACCATCCGGTCTGGTCACCCGATGGGAAATCCCTGGCGTTCTCGATCAAGGATTCGGACAACCCCCAACGCTCGAGGATCGCCACCCTTCCGGTTCCTGTGGTTTCGGACTCCCTTTGA
- a CDS encoding sugar phosphate isomerase/epimerase, protein MKLHNAMWPGLVGKEPGTDHPPISLDHMLELTAATEVNGRKFDGVDLFLFHPHTDPDISDDDLKAMADKIAGYGLGVGSLVAPIWPGTVGASAMGSAEDQGKFLLAVEKACRIAKILNEHGVRKSGVIRIDSATGPAEWVNDPAGNTKKIAETFQKAGKIAAGYGERLAAEGEICWAGMHSWKAMLDTLEATAMPGVVGFQADLAHTYLYLLGYNAPEAALLQEGYTEEEFWSAYKIMTDGLRPWTLDFHVAQNDGSVHGTGSHDKTGRHCLADDPNGKLDIARASSYWLKDAADRGIQHICWDGCMFSNETLENPKTWEHILEAMISVEKAI, encoded by the coding sequence ATGAAACTTCACAATGCCATGTGGCCCGGTCTCGTCGGCAAGGAACCCGGCACGGACCACCCGCCGATCTCGCTCGATCACATGCTCGAACTCACCGCCGCCACCGAGGTGAACGGCCGCAAGTTTGACGGTGTGGATCTTTTCCTTTTCCACCCGCATACGGACCCCGATATTTCGGATGACGATCTGAAAGCGATGGCGGACAAGATCGCCGGTTACGGACTCGGTGTGGGTTCGCTTGTCGCCCCCATCTGGCCGGGGACCGTGGGGGCCTCGGCCATGGGGTCTGCGGAAGATCAGGGGAAATTCCTGCTCGCGGTGGAAAAGGCGTGCCGCATCGCCAAAATTCTCAACGAGCATGGTGTGCGCAAGTCAGGCGTCATCCGCATCGACTCCGCGACCGGCCCCGCCGAATGGGTGAACGATCCTGCGGGCAACACCAAGAAGATCGCGGAGACCTTCCAGAAGGCGGGCAAGATCGCCGCCGGTTACGGCGAGCGCCTCGCGGCGGAAGGGGAGATCTGCTGGGCGGGCATGCACTCGTGGAAAGCCATGCTCGACACGCTCGAAGCCACCGCGATGCCCGGCGTCGTCGGCTTCCAGGCGGACCTCGCGCACACCTATCTTTATCTGCTGGGCTACAACGCACCGGAGGCCGCCCTCCTTCAGGAAGGTTATACCGAAGAGGAGTTCTGGTCTGCTTACAAGATCATGACCGACGGCCTGCGCCCATGGACCTTGGACTTCCACGTCGCCCAGAACGACGGCTCGGTCCACGGCACCGGCTCGCACGACAAGACCGGCCGCCACTGCCTCGCGGATGATCCGAATGGCAAACTCGACATCGCCCGCGCTTCCAGCTACTGGCTCAAGGACGCCGCCGACCGTGGCATCCAGCACATCTGTTGGGATGGCTGCATGTTCTCCAACGAGACATTGGAAAACCCGAAGACTTGGGAACACATCCTTGAAGCGATGATCTCCGTCGAGAAGGCGATTTGA
- a CDS encoding sulfatase produces MTIPIPPVSRILLLLSGLITFSHAAPKNVLFIAVDDLKPSIGAYGDRLAKTPNIDRLAARGLLFESAYTSQALCAPSRNALFTGLRPTTLGLYNFEAHLRDALPNAVTLPQQFMRNGYRSEAVGKLFHVGRGLPDDRKSWSVPFLDPSAPVYALKESEAAADMTTREKRNQRGAFYESAEVADETYVDGKIATQVINRLKAAKARPDTPFFIAAGFHRPHLPFVAPKKYWDLHDPAKFKLAHFRTAPEGAPSASMRPNSELGIYRGIPSNGVVDEATQRKLMHGYYAAVSYTDAQVGKVIDALDRLGLAENTIIVLWGDHGWHLGDHGLWAKMTNFEEATRIPLIISAPGVTTRGSKTKSLVESIDIYPTLLELANLRRPNSTPKLEGKSLVPILRTPTASVNDHVLQVIPRQKLLGRSLRTSTHRLVEWKRPGAAAHTAKVELYNYSTDPEEKKNLAASQPKLVARLRQKLHAYPEAKPQFVRGRAGSAADPTIDLLFFNRDKEGQSEDRPEP; encoded by the coding sequence ATGACAATTCCCATCCCCCCCGTATCCCGTATTCTCCTGCTTCTTTCCGGGCTGATCACTTTCAGCCATGCCGCCCCCAAGAACGTGCTTTTCATCGCAGTGGATGATCTCAAGCCGAGCATCGGCGCGTATGGTGACAGACTGGCAAAAACGCCGAACATCGACAGGCTCGCGGCCCGCGGACTGTTGTTCGAGAGCGCCTACACCAGCCAGGCGCTTTGCGCGCCATCGCGGAACGCGCTGTTCACCGGCCTCCGCCCGACGACGCTCGGCCTTTATAATTTCGAAGCTCACTTGCGGGACGCCCTGCCGAACGCGGTGACACTGCCGCAGCAGTTCATGAGAAACGGCTATCGCTCGGAAGCGGTCGGCAAGCTGTTCCACGTCGGCCGGGGGCTTCCGGACGACAGGAAATCCTGGAGTGTCCCATTCCTCGATCCCTCGGCACCGGTTTACGCGTTGAAGGAAAGTGAAGCGGCCGCCGACATGACCACGCGTGAAAAAAGAAACCAACGTGGCGCTTTCTACGAGTCGGCGGAGGTCGCGGATGAGACCTATGTCGATGGAAAAATCGCCACACAGGTCATCAATCGTCTGAAAGCCGCGAAGGCACGGCCTGACACTCCGTTTTTCATTGCGGCCGGATTCCACCGCCCTCACCTGCCATTCGTCGCTCCGAAAAAATATTGGGATCTCCACGATCCGGCGAAGTTCAAGCTTGCTCATTTCCGCACCGCTCCGGAAGGGGCGCCATCCGCATCCATGCGCCCGAACAGCGAGCTCGGCATCTACAGGGGCATTCCCTCCAACGGCGTCGTGGATGAAGCGACGCAACGGAAACTCATGCACGGTTACTACGCCGCGGTGAGTTACACCGATGCGCAGGTCGGCAAGGTCATCGACGCCCTCGACCGCCTCGGACTTGCGGAAAATACCATCATCGTCCTGTGGGGGGATCACGGATGGCACCTCGGCGATCACGGGCTGTGGGCGAAAATGACCAATTTCGAAGAAGCCACACGCATCCCCCTGATCATTTCGGCCCCCGGCGTGACAACGCGGGGTTCCAAGACAAAATCACTCGTCGAATCCATCGACATCTACCCCACCCTTCTGGAACTTGCCAATCTGCGGCGGCCGAATTCCACCCCGAAGCTTGAAGGAAAAAGCCTTGTTCCCATCCTCAGAACGCCAACCGCCAGCGTGAACGATCACGTCCTGCAGGTCATCCCCCGTCAAAAGCTGCTTGGCCGGTCGCTGCGGACCAGCACCCACCGTCTGGTGGAATGGAAAAGGCCCGGAGCCGCCGCGCATACCGCGAAGGTGGAACTCTACAACTATTCCACCGATCCTGAGGAGAAGAAGAATCTCGCCGCCAGCCAGCCCAAGCTCGTCGCCAGGCTTCGTCAGAAACTCCACGCCTACCCCGAAGCGAAACCCCAGTTCGTCCGCGGTCGCGCAGGCTCGGCGGCGGATCCAACCATTGATCTCCTTTTCTTCAACAGGGACAAGGAGGGACAGTCCGAGGATCGTCCGGAACCCTGA
- a CDS encoding Gfo/Idh/MocA family protein, with the protein MKKPIRIGLIGYGFMGRTHSNAYSQLSHFFDTEHYPVRQAVCGRDEEKVKAFAEKWGYESYETDWRELVKREDIDAIDICTPNDSHAEIALACIENGKMILCEKPLALNGEQGEKMVEAVEKSGLPNLVWYNYRFLPAVTHAKNIVASGELGRVFHYRANFLQDWTISEELPQGGAGLWRLDAAAAGSGVTGDLLAHCIDTARWINGEIVSVSAMTETFIKERVHTATGQKHPVTIDDACAFLARFENGSLAIFESTRYARGHKALNTFEINGEKKSLSWDLHDLNYLQYFDHGVPGDRRGWSSIHCSDGDHPYAGNWWVPGLCLGYEHSFTHELAEFFKSLDDPSAEKRYPDFRHALGTQYVCDAVLESARTKQWVDVKQA; encoded by the coding sequence ATGAAAAAACCTATCCGCATCGGCCTCATCGGCTATGGCTTCATGGGCCGCACCCACTCGAACGCCTACTCGCAACTCTCCCATTTCTTCGACACCGAGCACTATCCCGTCCGCCAGGCGGTCTGTGGCCGTGACGAGGAGAAAGTCAAAGCCTTCGCTGAAAAGTGGGGATACGAGTCCTACGAAACCGACTGGCGCGAGCTCGTCAAACGCGAGGACATCGACGCCATCGACATCTGCACACCGAACGATTCCCACGCCGAGATCGCCCTCGCGTGTATCGAGAATGGCAAGATGATCCTCTGTGAAAAGCCGCTCGCCCTCAATGGCGAACAAGGCGAGAAAATGGTCGAGGCCGTGGAGAAATCCGGCCTGCCGAACCTCGTCTGGTACAACTACCGTTTCCTACCCGCCGTCACCCACGCGAAGAACATCGTGGCCTCCGGTGAACTCGGACGCGTTTTCCATTACCGCGCGAACTTCCTCCAGGATTGGACGATTTCCGAAGAGCTTCCACAAGGCGGGGCGGGCCTCTGGCGTCTGGACGCGGCGGCCGCCGGTTCCGGTGTCACGGGCGACCTTCTCGCCCACTGCATCGACACCGCGCGTTGGATCAACGGCGAGATTGTTTCGGTCAGCGCCATGACGGAAACCTTCATCAAGGAGCGTGTCCACACCGCCACCGGCCAGAAGCACCCTGTCACCATCGACGATGCCTGTGCCTTCCTCGCCCGATTTGAAAATGGCTCGCTCGCGATTTTCGAGTCCACCCGCTACGCCCGTGGCCACAAGGCGCTCAATACCTTCGAGATCAATGGTGAGAAAAAATCCCTTTCCTGGGATCTCCACGATCTCAATTACCTCCAATACTTCGACCACGGAGTTCCCGGCGACCGCCGAGGCTGGAGCAGCATCCATTGCTCGGATGGAGACCATCCGTATGCGGGGAACTGGTGGGTGCCAGGCCTCTGCCTGGGCTACGAACACTCGTTCACCCACGAGCTGGCCGAGTTCTTCAAGTCGCTCGACGATCCATCCGCCGAGAAACGCTACCCGGACTTCCGCCATGCCTTGGGCACGCAGTATGTCTGCGACGCCGTCCTCGAATCCGCCCGCACCAAGCAGTGGGTGGACGTGAAGCAGGCATGA
- a CDS encoding response regulator, with the protein MNPATPSHPPAADPPHRILVVDDNRAIHEDFRKILEGDPVVDDFEDEDAAFFGTASTAPKKTQFKLDFASQGLEALEMVAASREKGYRYSLVFMDVRMPPGLDGIETTARLWEIDPDVQIVICTAYSDYSWEGMVERLGLTDRLLILKKPFDVVEVIQCAHALTGKWLLLQQTRLHAEKLECAVRTRTAELEKTNLQLNETLGELSIARDEALESVRLKSRFLANMSHEIRTPMNGVIGMAELLLHTELNADQRDYIDTIRGSADLLLNLINDLLDSSKIESGSLHFETSDFDLNMVVEGTLDIVGSIARHKGLELVGYVGKDVFANLRGDPGRLRQVLTNILSNAVKFTNDGEVILNVSSLEETETETRLLFEVRDTGIGIAKDLCLRIFEPFVQADGSDARKYGGTGLGLSISRQIVEALGGEIGVESEPGEGSRFWFSAGFQKQTGQSPQAPAVVDFPEDMRVLVVDDNATNRKILQLQLSNLQMSSTSASGGQEAMEMLRKENTGDAPFTLALLDMQMPGMDGLSLAKLIKSDPATSGTRLLLLSSLGDHLSESILTEAGVEGHLVKPLKQTRLHSALSTILSHHSSGAAAGPAASKPSNDMQKPVSSLRILLAEDNLVNQRVTLLQLQRLGYTADVAKDGLEVLSALEKTPYDVILMDCQMPTMDGYAATREIRLRHTRPIHIIAMTANAMPEERDMCLEAGMDAFLSKPVSPPVLGDLLEKVMVQATA; encoded by the coding sequence ATGAACCCAGCCACTCCAAGTCATCCCCCGGCCGCCGATCCCCCCCACCGCATCCTGGTGGTGGATGACAACCGGGCGATCCACGAAGATTTCCGCAAAATCCTCGAGGGAGATCCGGTCGTGGATGACTTCGAGGACGAGGACGCGGCGTTTTTCGGCACCGCTTCCACCGCGCCGAAGAAAACGCAGTTCAAACTGGATTTCGCCTCCCAAGGACTTGAGGCGCTGGAGATGGTGGCGGCCTCCAGGGAAAAGGGCTACCGGTATTCGCTCGTCTTCATGGATGTCCGCATGCCTCCCGGTCTGGATGGCATCGAAACGACCGCGCGACTGTGGGAGATCGACCCCGATGTCCAGATCGTCATCTGCACCGCCTACTCCGATTATTCATGGGAGGGAATGGTCGAGCGGCTGGGCCTGACAGACCGCCTGCTCATCCTCAAGAAACCCTTCGACGTGGTGGAGGTGATCCAGTGCGCCCACGCCCTGACCGGAAAATGGCTCCTCCTCCAGCAGACCCGCCTTCATGCGGAGAAGCTGGAGTGCGCCGTCCGGACCCGGACCGCGGAACTTGAAAAAACCAATCTCCAGTTGAATGAAACGCTTGGAGAACTGTCGATCGCCCGTGATGAGGCGCTGGAATCCGTCCGTCTGAAGAGCCGCTTCCTGGCGAACATGAGCCATGAGATCCGCACGCCGATGAACGGAGTCATCGGCATGGCGGAACTCCTGCTCCATACCGAACTGAATGCCGACCAGCGCGATTACATCGACACGATCCGCGGCAGCGCGGATCTTTTGTTGAATCTCATCAACGACCTGCTCGACTCCTCCAAGATCGAGTCCGGCTCCCTTCATTTCGAGACCAGCGACTTCGATCTCAACATGGTGGTCGAGGGCACGTTGGACATCGTCGGCAGCATCGCCCGGCACAAGGGCCTGGAACTGGTCGGCTATGTCGGCAAGGATGTCTTCGCCAATCTGCGGGGGGATCCCGGCCGGCTGCGCCAGGTCCTCACCAACATTCTCAGCAATGCCGTGAAATTCACCAACGACGGCGAGGTGATCCTCAATGTCTCGTCGCTGGAGGAAACCGAAACGGAAACCCGCCTGCTCTTCGAGGTGCGCGACACCGGCATCGGGATCGCCAAGGATCTGTGCCTGAGAATTTTCGAACCATTCGTGCAGGCCGACGGTTCGGATGCCCGGAAATACGGCGGCACGGGCCTCGGACTCAGCATTTCCCGCCAGATCGTCGAGGCGTTGGGCGGGGAGATCGGCGTCGAGAGCGAACCCGGCGAAGGTTCGAGGTTCTGGTTCAGCGCCGGTTTTCAAAAGCAGACCGGCCAGTCCCCCCAGGCTCCCGCGGTCGTGGATTTCCCGGAAGACATGCGTGTCCTCGTGGTGGATGACAACGCGACCAACCGCAAGATCCTGCAGCTCCAGCTTTCCAATCTCCAGATGAGCTCGACCAGTGCCAGCGGAGGACAGGAGGCCATGGAAATGCTGCGCAAGGAAAACACCGGCGACGCCCCCTTCACCCTCGCCCTGCTGGACATGCAGATGCCCGGCATGGACGGCCTGTCCCTGGCCAAGCTCATCAAGTCGGACCCGGCCACTTCCGGCACACGCCTCCTGCTGCTCAGTTCTCTGGGCGACCACCTTTCCGAATCCATCCTGACGGAGGCCGGCGTGGAAGGCCATCTGGTCAAACCGCTCAAGCAAACGCGCCTGCACTCCGCCTTGAGCACCATCCTCAGCCACCATTCCAGCGGAGCCGCTGCCGGGCCCGCCGCCTCCAAGCCAAGCAACGACATGCAAAAACCTGTTTCCAGCCTCCGCATCCTCCTCGCCGAAGACAATCTGGTGAACCAAAGGGTGACGCTCCTGCAGCTCCAGCGCCTCGGCTACACGGCGGACGTCGCGAAGGATGGCTTGGAAGTGCTGTCCGCTCTGGAAAAGACCCCATACGATGTGATCCTCATGGACTGCCAGATGCCGACCATGGACGGATACGCCGCGACACGGGAAATCCGCCTCCGCCATACCCGTCCCATCCACATCATCGCCATGACCGCGAATGCCATGCCGGAGGAACGCGACATGTGCCTGGAAGCCGGAATGGATGCGTTTCTCAGCAAGCCGGTGTCACCACCGGTTCTCGGAGACCTTCTGGAGAAGGTCATGGTCCAGGCAACCGCATAG
- a CDS encoding two-component system sensor histidine kinase NtrB, translated as MTGPDVATKSRTVELFQEAQSNVHRHTDRLFANLMIIQWLAGIVAALVVSPRTWIGTDSQTHLHVWVAIFLGGAITGFPVFLAWKKPGDVLTRHTIAVAQMLYSALLIHLTGGRVETHFHVFGSLAFLAIYRDWRVLVSATVVIGIDHFARGLFWPQSVFGIATASHWRWLEHVGWVAFEDAFLLVSTRQSLRDMYEVASRRAVLETNNARIEQLVTERTAELVATHQELRGSEDRFASAFEHASIGMALVSPEGHWLKVNRALCELLGYTPEELFTQTFQDITHPDDLDIDLAHMQSVIDGKAPSYQMQKRYLDKEGRLVWVLLSVSLVRDADGKPLHFISQIQDITERRRAEASLDAVQGELIEASRRAGMAEVATSVLHNIGNVLNSVNISCAMVSTKVRNSRVGSVMKTAELLDEHSTDLAGFFANDPRGPQLPGFLRKLAARLEEEQSSVIAELQLLEKNIDHIKEVVAMQQSYSKGSGVTEIVNVADLLDDSLRMNGDALARHRVEVIREYSKVPPITVEKHKAVQILVNLIRNAKQACDESLRKDKSMTVRLTGTEKGARIEIIDNGIGIARENLTRIFEHGYTTKPQGHGFGLHSGAIAARELGGSLTVHSEGTEQGATFILELPLAPNS; from the coding sequence ATGACAGGTCCAGACGTCGCAACCAAATCGAGAACGGTTGAACTGTTCCAAGAGGCGCAATCCAACGTACACCGCCACACGGACCGTTTGTTCGCGAACCTGATGATCATCCAATGGCTCGCCGGCATCGTCGCGGCGCTGGTGGTTTCTCCACGGACGTGGATCGGAACCGACAGCCAGACCCACCTGCACGTGTGGGTTGCCATTTTCCTCGGCGGAGCCATCACCGGATTTCCCGTCTTCCTGGCTTGGAAGAAGCCGGGTGATGTCCTGACCCGCCATACCATCGCCGTCGCGCAGATGCTGTATTCCGCGCTGCTCATCCACCTCACGGGCGGACGCGTGGAAACCCACTTCCATGTCTTCGGATCACTGGCGTTCCTCGCCATCTACCGGGACTGGCGGGTGCTGGTTTCCGCCACCGTCGTGATCGGCATCGACCACTTCGCGCGGGGGTTGTTCTGGCCGCAGTCCGTTTTCGGCATCGCCACCGCCAGTCATTGGCGCTGGCTGGAACACGTGGGCTGGGTCGCTTTCGAGGATGCGTTCCTGCTGGTCTCCACGCGCCAGAGCCTTCGCGACATGTATGAGGTCGCCTCCCGGCGCGCCGTTCTGGAAACGAACAACGCGAGGATCGAGCAATTGGTCACGGAACGCACCGCCGAGCTGGTCGCCACCCACCAGGAACTGCGTGGCAGCGAGGACCGCTTCGCCAGCGCCTTCGAGCATGCTTCGATCGGCATGGCCCTGGTTTCACCGGAAGGCCATTGGCTCAAGGTGAACCGGGCTCTCTGCGAACTGCTCGGCTACACACCGGAAGAGCTGTTCACCCAGACTTTCCAGGACATCACCCACCCGGACGATCTGGATATCGACCTGGCCCACATGCAGTCGGTCATCGACGGAAAGGCACCCTCTTATCAGATGCAGAAGCGGTATCTGGACAAGGAGGGCCGTCTGGTATGGGTGCTGTTGAGCGTTTCCCTGGTCCGCGACGCGGATGGGAAACCCCTGCACTTCATCTCCCAGATCCAGGACATCACGGAACGCAGGAGGGCGGAAGCGTCGCTTGATGCGGTTCAAGGCGAGCTGATCGAAGCCTCGCGCAGGGCGGGAATGGCCGAGGTCGCCACCAGCGTGCTGCACAACATCGGCAACGTCCTCAACAGCGTGAATATCTCGTGTGCGATGGTATCCACCAAGGTCCGGAATTCCCGTGTCGGCAGCGTGATGAAGACCGCGGAACTGCTCGACGAGCATTCGACCGATCTCGCGGGCTTTTTCGCCAACGATCCGCGCGGCCCCCAACTGCCCGGATTCCTCCGCAAGCTCGCGGCGAGACTCGAGGAGGAACAATCGAGCGTCATCGCCGAGTTGCAGTTGCTGGAGAAAAACATCGACCACATCAAGGAGGTCGTCGCCATGCAGCAGAGTTACTCGAAGGGCTCCGGCGTCACGGAAATCGTCAACGTGGCGGATCTCCTGGACGACAGCCTCCGCATGAACGGAGACGCCCTCGCCCGTCACCGGGTGGAGGTCATCCGCGAGTATTCCAAGGTTCCTCCCATCACCGTCGAAAAACACAAGGCGGTCCAGATCCTCGTCAACCTGATCCGCAATGCCAAACAGGCCTGTGACGAGTCGCTGAGAAAAGACAAGTCGATGACCGTGCGCCTCACCGGCACCGAGAAAGGCGCGCGGATCGAGATCATCGACAACGGCATCGGCATCGCGCGCGAGAACCTCACCCGCATCTTCGAACACGGCTACACCACGAAGCCTCAAGGACACGGATTCGGTCTCCACAGCGGTGCCATCGCTGCTCGGGAACTCGGAGGTTCGCTCACCGTCCACAGCGAGGGGACCGAACAAGGCGCCACATTCATTCTTGAACTCCCGCTCGCCCCGAACTCTTGA